A stretch of the Gracilinanus agilis isolate LMUSP501 chromosome 4, AgileGrace, whole genome shotgun sequence genome encodes the following:
- the TBL2 gene encoding transducin beta-like protein 2 produces MEVLELLVVSLLFGLLALVVVLATQGRGCWNKEPRSQQNDQKLNGAPLDKVSRKPKQQRYRKEKPQQHTFIHALLATALKGHSGNVTSMDFSSNGKYLATCADDRTIHIWSIKNFLQGQPHSLRVNVKLDHATLVRFSPDCRALITWLAYADTIRVFKMSKKEDGGSSFQPMAEDFPKKHKAPVINIGIAETGKFIMSVSSDTTIILWTLKGEVLHIINTNQMNNTYAVISPCSRFVASCGFTPDAKVWEVCFSKNGQFREVVRAFELKGHTAGIHFLAFSSDSCRMATVSKDGKWKLWATDVEYKYQQDPYVLLTGICNEAATMPCLLALSPDAQVLALASSNNIRLYNTKRGEEEEYFGKVHGECVAELTFDTTGRFLASCGDRVVRIFHNSTGQRAIVEEIRGLLKRATTDSTRQRLHQQLAQAQATLKSLGALKV; encoded by the exons ATGGAGGTGCTAGAGCTACTGGTGGTGTCGCTACTGTTCGGGCTGCTCGCCCTGGTGGTAGTGCTGGCAACACAAGGCCGGGGGTGTTGGAACAAGGAGCCCCGTAGCCAGCAGAATG ATCAGAAATTAAATGGAGCTCCATTAGATAAAGTGTCCAGAAAACCAAAGCAACAACGATACCGGAAAGAAAAGCCTCAACAGCACACCTTTATCCATGCCCTCCTGGCCACTGCCCTGAAG gGCCACAGTGGGAATGTCACTAGCATGGACTTCAGCAGCAATGGTAAATACCTAGCCACCTGTGCTGATGATCGGACCATCCATATCTGGAGCATCAAGAACTTCCTACAGGGCCAACCTCACAGTCTTCGTGTTAATGTGAAATTGGATCATGCCACCTTGGTGCGCTTCAGCCCTGATTGCag AGCTTTGATCACCTGGCTGGCCTATGCTGACACCATCCGTGTTTTCAAGATGAGCAAGAAAGAAGATGGTGGCTCTAGTTTCCAGCCTATGGCAGAAGACTTCCCTAAGAAGCACAAGGCACCAGTCATTAACATTGGCATTGCTGAGACAG GAAAGTTCATCATGTCTGTCTCCAGCGACACCACAATCATCCTCTGGACCCTCAAAGGGGAGGTGCTGCACATCATCAACACGAACCAGATGAACAACACGTATGCAGTCATCTCTCCATGCAGCAG ATTTGTGGCTTCATGTGGCTTCACTCCAGATGCTAAAGTTTGGGAAGTTTGCTTTAGCAAAAACGGGCAATTCCGGGAAGTAGTCCGCGCCTTTGAACTGAAGGGCCACACTGCTGGCATCCATTTCTTGGCTTTCTCCAGCGACTCCTGCCG GATGGCAACTGTCTCCAAGGATGGGAAGTGGAAATTGTGGGCCACAGATGTAGAGTACAAGTACCAGCAAGACCCCTACGTCCTGCTGACAGGGATCTGTAATGAGGCAGCCACTATGCCTTGCCTCCTGGCACTCTCTCCAGATGCCCAGGTCTTGGCTCTGGCCAGTAGCAATAACATACGACTGTACAACACAAAACGGGGTGAAGAAGAAGAGTATTTTGGCAAGGTGCATGGAGAGTGTGTGGCTGAATTGACCTTTGACACCACCGGGCGGTTCCTGGCTTCCTGTGGAGACAGGGTGGTGCGGATCTTCCACAACAGCACTGGCCAGAGGGCCATAGTGGAGGAAATACGAGGACTCCTCAAACGGGCCACCACTGACAGCACCCGCCAGAGGCTGCATCAGCAGCTGGCCCAAGCCCAGGCTACACTCAAGAGTCTGGGGGCCTTGAAGGTCTGA